From the Helicobacter pylori genome, one window contains:
- a CDS encoding ribbon-helix-helix domain-containing protein has protein sequence MELGNKNIKPGRKRVAVDELKRNFSVTFYLSKEEHDVLRRLADEEVESVNSFVKRHILKTIIYKKGTNQDSSINCDSSSRL, from the coding sequence ATGGAATTAGGAAATAAAAATATAAAACCCGGTCGTAAGCGTGTCGCTGTAGATGAGTTGAAACGCAATTTTTCAGTGACTTTTTATCTCTCTAAAGAAGAACATGATGTTTTGAGACGCTTGGCTGACGAAGAGGTAGAAAGCGTCAATTCTTTTGTCAAACGCCACATTTTAAAAACGATCATTTACAAAAAAGGCACTAACCAAGATTCTTCTATCAATTGTGATTCTTCTAGTAGGCTTTAA
- the ychF gene encoding redox-regulated ATPase YchF: MGLSVGIVGLPNVGKSSTFNALTKTQNAQSANYPFCTIEPNKAIVNVPDRRLDALAQIVKPERILHSVVEFVDIAGLIKGASKGEGLGNQFLANIKECEVILQVVRCFEDDNIAHVNDKIDPLNDIETIELELILADIAILDKRIDRLQKALKSSKDAKNLLECALSLKTHLEELKPAKTFPLNTSEAFLELDKELRFLSHKKMIYVANVGEEDLNILNEHAKKVKDHAKEQNSEFVALCAKLEEEMVSMSGDEVKEFLQSLGVEESGLEKTIRLSFKELGLINYFTAGVKEVRSWTIKKGSSAPVAAGVIHKDFEKGFIRAETISYDDFIAYKGEAGAKEKGALRIEGKDYIVQDGDVLHFRFNV, from the coding sequence ATGGGCTTGTCTGTAGGCATTGTGGGTTTGCCTAATGTGGGCAAATCCAGCACCTTTAACGCGCTCACCAAAACCCAAAACGCCCAAAGCGCGAACTACCCTTTTTGCACCATTGAACCCAATAAAGCCATTGTGAATGTGCCTGACAGGCGGCTTGATGCGTTGGCTCAAATCGTAAAGCCTGAACGCATTTTGCATTCTGTGGTGGAATTTGTGGATATTGCCGGATTGATTAAGGGAGCGAGCAAGGGGGAGGGTTTAGGCAATCAGTTTTTAGCCAATATCAAGGAATGCGAAGTGATCTTGCAAGTGGTGCGCTGTTTTGAAGATGACAATATCGCACATGTGAACGATAAAATTGACCCCCTAAATGATATAGAAACTATTGAATTGGAGTTGATTTTAGCGGACATTGCCATTTTAGACAAAAGGATCGATCGCTTGCAAAAAGCCCTAAAAAGCTCAAAAGACGCTAAAAATCTTTTAGAATGCGCTTTGAGTTTAAAAACGCATTTAGAAGAATTAAAACCGGCGAAAACTTTCCCCTTAAACACGAGCGAGGCTTTTTTGGAGTTGGACAAGGAATTGCGTTTTTTATCCCATAAAAAAATGATCTATGTCGCTAATGTGGGCGAAGAAGATTTAAATATTCTCAACGAGCATGCCAAAAAAGTCAAAGACCATGCGAAAGAGCAAAATAGCGAGTTTGTCGCCTTGTGCGCTAAATTGGAAGAAGAAATGGTTTCTATGAGTGGAGATGAAGTCAAAGAATTTTTGCAAAGTTTGGGCGTAGAAGAAAGCGGGCTAGAAAAGACCATTCGTTTGAGTTTTAAGGAATTAGGCTTGATCAATTATTTTACCGCTGGAGTCAAGGAAGTGCGTTCATGGACGATTAAAAAAGGCTCTAGCGCGCCTGTGGCTGCTGGGGTGATCCATAAGGATTTTGAAAAAGGCTTCATTAGAGCTGAAACCATCAGTTATGATGACTTTATCGCTTATAAGGGCGAAGCCGGCGCGAAAGAAAAGGGGGCGTTACGCATTGAAGGTAAGGATTATATCGTTCAAGATGGCGATGTGTTGCATTTTCGCTTCAATGTCTAG
- the acpP gene encoding acyl carrier protein codes for MALFEDIQAVIAEQLNVDAAQVTPEAEFVKDLGADSLDVVELIMALEEKFNIEIPDEQAEKIVNVGDVVKYIEDNKLA; via the coding sequence ATGGCTTTATTTGAAGATATTCAGGCAGTTATTGCTGAGCAGTTGAATGTGGATGCGGCGCAAGTTACCCCAGAGGCGGAATTTGTGAAGGATTTGGGTGCGGACTCTTTAGATGTCGTGGAATTGATCATGGCGTTAGAAGAAAAGTTTAACATTGAAATTCCTGATGAGCAAGCGGAAAAAATCGTCAATGTGGGCGATGTGGTGAAGTATATTGAGGACAATAAACTAGCTTAA
- the fabG gene encoding 3-oxoacyl-ACP reductase FabG yields the protein MQFTGKNVLITGASKGIGAEIAKTLASMGLKVWINYRSNAEVADALKNELEEKGYKAAVIKFDATSESDFVEAIQTIVQSDGGLSYLVNNAGVVRDKLAIKMKTEDFHHVIDNNLTSAFIGCREALKVMSKSRFGSVVNVASIIGERGNMGQTNYSASKGGMIAMSKSFAYEGALRNIRFNSVTPGFIETDMNANLKDELKADYVKNIPLNRLGSAKEVAQAVAFLLSDHSSYITGETLKVNGGLYM from the coding sequence ATGCAATTCACAGGGAAAAATGTTCTCATTACTGGAGCTTCTAAAGGCATTGGGGCCGAAATCGCCAAGACTCTCGCTTCTATGGGGCTGAAAGTTTGGATCAATTACCGCAGTAATGCTGAAGTGGCTGACGCTTTGAAAAATGAGCTTGAAGAAAAAGGCTATAAAGCGGCTGTCATTAAATTTGATGCGACTTCTGAAAGCGATTTTGTTGAAGCGATACAAACCATTGTTCAAAGCGATGGAGGTTTGTCTTATTTGGTGAATAACGCTGGTGTGGTGCGCGATAAATTAGCGATCAAAATGAAGACAGAAGATTTTCACCATGTTATAGACAATAATCTCACTTCAGCTTTTATAGGTTGCAGAGAGGCTTTAAAGGTGATGAGTAAGAGTCGTTTTGGGAGCGTGGTCAATGTCGCTTCTATCATTGGTGAAAGAGGCAATATGGGGCAGACAAACTACTCAGCGAGTAAGGGGGGGATGATTGCGATGAGCAAGTCCTTTGCTTATGAGGGAGCTTTAAGGAATATTCGTTTCAACTCTGTAACGCCAGGCTTTATAGAAACCGACATGAACGCTAATTTGAAAGACGAACTCAAAGCGGATTATGTTAAAAACATTCCTTTAAACAGGCTAGGGTCTGCTAAGGAAGTGGCGCAAGCGGTAGCGTTTCTTTTGAGTGATCACTCTAGTTATATCACTGGAGAGACTCTCAAGGTCAATGGCGGACTTTATATGTAG
- the dapF gene encoding diaminopimelate epimerase, which yields MVFYKYSGSGNDFLIAQSFKKKDFSNLAKQVCHRHEGFGADGLVVVLPSKDYDYEWDFYNSDGSKAGMCGNASRCVGLFAYQHNIAPKEHVFLAGKREISIRIEEPNIVESNLGNYQILDTIPNLRCKKFFTNNSVLENIPMFYLINTGVPHLVGFVKNKEWLNSLNTLELRALRHEFNANINIAFIENEETIFLQTYERGVEDFTLACGTGMAAVFIAARLFYNTPKKATLIPKSNEFLELSLKNDEIFYKGVARYIGMSVLGMGVFDHHFL from the coding sequence ATGGTGTTTTACAAATATTCAGGGAGCGGGAATGATTTTTTAATCGCTCAAAGTTTCAAAAAAAAAGATTTTTCCAATTTAGCCAAACAGGTGTGCCATAGGCATGAGGGTTTTGGGGCTGATGGGCTTGTAGTCGTCTTACCGAGTAAGGATTATGACTACGAATGGGATTTTTACAATTCAGACGGCTCTAAAGCGGGCATGTGCGGGAATGCGAGCCGTTGCGTGGGGTTATTTGCCTACCAGCATAATATAGCCCCTAAAGAGCATGTTTTTTTAGCCGGAAAAAGAGAGATTTCTATTCGCATAGAAGAGCCCAACATCGTAGAGAGCAATCTCGGTAACTATCAAATCCTAGACACCATACCCAATTTAAGATGCAAAAAATTTTTTACTAATAACAGCGTTTTAGAAAATATCCCTATGTTCTATCTCATCAATACAGGAGTACCGCATTTAGTGGGGTTTGTGAAAAATAAAGAGTGGTTAAATTCCCTTAACACGCTGGAATTAAGGGCTTTAAGGCATGAATTTAACGCTAATATTAACATCGCTTTTATAGAAAATGAAGAGACGATTTTTTTACAAACTTATGAAAGAGGGGTTGAAGATTTCACGCTGGCTTGCGGGACAGGCATGGCAGCGGTTTTTATCGCCGCGCGCCTTTTTTATAACACCCCTAAAAAAGCCACTCTCATCCCTAAAAGCAACGAATTTTTAGAGCTTTCTTTAAAAAATGATGAAATTTTTTATAAAGGAGTCGCGCGTTATATCGGCATGAGCGTTTTAGGCATGGGTGTTTTTGATCATCATTTCTTATAA
- the accA gene encoding acetyl-CoA carboxylase carboxyl transferase subunit alpha — protein sequence MAIYLDFENHIKEIQNEIELALIRGDEDAKEILEKRLDKEVKTIYSNLTDFQKLQLARHPDRPYAMDYIDLILKDKYEVFGDRHYNDDKAIVCFIGKIDNVPVVVIGEEKGRGTKNKLLRNFGMPNPCGYRKALKMAKFAEKFNLPILMLVDTAGAYPGIGAEERGQSEAIAKNLQEFASLKVPTISVIIGEGGSGGALAIAVADKLAMMEYSIFSVISPEGCAAILWDDPSKTEVAIKAMKITPRDLKEAGLIDDIILEPSKGAHRDKFSAANTIKEYFLDALRTIQQDPHFLDNRYQKLMSLGSFVEGMN from the coding sequence ATGGCGATCTATTTAGATTTTGAAAATCATATTAAAGAGATTCAAAATGAAATTGAATTAGCTCTCATTAGAGGCGATGAGGACGCTAAAGAAATCTTAGAAAAAAGATTGGATAAAGAAGTTAAAACCATTTACTCCAATCTCACTGATTTTCAAAAACTCCAGTTAGCAAGACACCCTGACAGACCCTACGCTATGGATTACATTGATCTCATCTTAAAAGATAAGTATGAAGTCTTTGGGGATAGGCATTATAACGATGATAAAGCGATCGTGTGCTTTATAGGGAAAATTGATAATGTCCCGGTTGTGGTGATCGGAGAAGAAAAAGGCAGAGGGACTAAAAACAAGCTTTTAAGAAATTTCGGCATGCCTAACCCTTGTGGCTATCGTAAGGCTTTGAAAATGGCAAAGTTTGCTGAAAAATTTAATTTGCCTATTTTAATGCTTGTGGATACAGCCGGGGCGTATCCGGGGATTGGCGCAGAAGAAAGAGGACAAAGTGAAGCGATCGCTAAAAACCTCCAAGAGTTCGCTTCCTTAAAAGTCCCTACTATTTCTGTCATTATCGGTGAAGGGGGCAGTGGTGGTGCGTTGGCGATTGCGGTGGCTGACAAGTTGGCTATGATGGAATATTCCATTTTTAGCGTTATATCCCCAGAAGGTTGCGCGGCGATTCTTTGGGATGACCCTAGCAAGACTGAAGTGGCTATTAAAGCGATGAAAATCACGCCTAGAGATTTAAAGGAGGCGGGGCTTATTGATGATATTATCTTAGAGCCTAGCAAAGGGGCTCATAGAGACAAATTTTCAGCCGCCAATACGATCAAAGAGTATTTTTTAGACGCTCTAAGGACTATCCAACAAGACCCTCATTTCCTTGACAACCGCTATCAAAAATTGATGTCGCTTGGCTCGTTTGTGGAGGGCATGAATTAG
- a CDS encoding AI-2E family transporter, protein MKAQYFFWILFLIGFYWMLYLYQDFLMDALIAGLLCVGLFQVKVFLNKRFSNVISSFLCVLVLASVVIVPLYFIVYKGSNVIFEINFEKLSALIKWLKGTITENLSHFPAIHDGVSKFLENFSAASITGYLLKVSSYIGKYSLKLVTDALFILGLLFFFFYYGEKFYRYFLGVLPLEMNQSKKIFEEVAGILRIVLLTSLITVILEGVAFGTMIIWFGHDGWSLGILYGLASLVPAVGGALIWIPIAIYELYHGHVNEAIFIVLYSILLIGVLIDSVIKPILIVFIKKRIFKTTLKINEILIFFSMIAGISQFGFWGIIVGPTITAFFIALLRLYENYFIQKEQKACEC, encoded by the coding sequence ATGAAAGCTCAGTATTTCTTTTGGATTCTTTTTTTGATTGGTTTTTATTGGATGCTTTATTTGTATCAAGATTTTTTAATGGACGCGCTGATCGCTGGGCTTTTGTGTGTGGGGCTTTTTCAAGTGAAAGTTTTTTTGAATAAACGCTTTTCTAATGTTATCAGTTCGTTTTTATGCGTTTTGGTTTTAGCGAGCGTTGTGATCGTGCCGTTGTATTTTATTGTTTATAAGGGTTCTAATGTCATTTTTGAAATCAATTTTGAAAAACTTTCAGCCTTAATCAAATGGCTTAAAGGGACAATCACCGAAAATCTATCGCATTTTCCTGCTATTCATGATGGGGTTAGCAAGTTTTTAGAAAATTTTAGCGCCGCTTCAATCACAGGCTATTTGTTGAAAGTGAGCAGTTATATTGGGAAATACAGCTTGAAACTCGTTACAGACGCTTTATTTATCTTGGGGTTATTGTTTTTCTTTTTTTACTATGGGGAGAAATTTTATCGTTATTTTTTAGGGGTCTTGCCTCTTGAAATGAATCAAAGTAAAAAGATTTTTGAAGAAGTGGCTGGGATTTTACGCATCGTGCTTTTAACTTCTCTCATCACGGTTATTTTAGAGGGCGTGGCGTTTGGGACGATGATAATATGGTTTGGGCATGACGGCTGGTCTTTAGGGATTTTATACGGCTTGGCGTCTTTAGTGCCGGCTGTTGGGGGGGCTTTGATTTGGATCCCTATAGCGATTTATGAGCTTTATCATGGGCATGTGAATGAGGCTATTTTTATCGTTTTGTATTCCATTTTGCTAATTGGTGTGTTGATTGATAGCGTGATCAAGCCAATTTTAATCGTTTTTATCAAAAAAAGAATCTTTAAAACCACCCTTAAAATCAATGAAATATTGATTTTCTTTTCTATGATTGCTGGGATTTCTCAATTTGGTTTTTGGGGGATTATTGTAGGGCCTACTATCACGGCGTTTTTTATCGCGCTACTGCGATTGTATGAAAATTACTTTATTCAAAAGGAGCAAAAAGCATGCGAATGTTGA
- the rpsU gene encoding 30S ribosomal protein S21 produces MPGIKVREGDAFDEAYRRFKKQTDRNLVVTECRARRFFESKTEKRKKQKISAKKKVLKRLYMLRRYESRL; encoded by the coding sequence ATGCCAGGGATTAAGGTTAGAGAAGGCGATGCGTTTGATGAAGCTTACAGGAGATTCAAAAAGCAAACCGATCGCAATTTGGTGGTAACAGAATGCCGTGCTAGAAGGTTCTTTGAGTCTAAAACTGAAAAACGCAAAAAACAAAAAATCAGCGCTAAAAAGAAGGTCTTAAAGCGTCTTTACATGTTAAGGCGTTACGAATCAAGACTATAA
- a CDS encoding beta-ketoacyl-ACP synthase II — protein sequence MRRIVVTGMGMINSLGLNKEDSFLAIAKGECGIKNIESFDANAFPVRIAGEITDFDPTEVMNPKDVKKAGRFIQLALKATREAMKDSGILDAHNRCPEELANRMGVSSGSGIGGLGNIEANSIFCFEKGPRKVNPFFITSALVNMIGGFTSIEFGIKGPNLSSVTACAAGTHAIIEAVKTILLNGADRMLVVGAESTICPVGIGGFASIKALSTRNDEPKKASRPFDKDRNGFVMGEGAGALVLEEYESAKKRGAKIYAEFAGYGESGDANHITAPAPEGKGAFRAMKMALEMAKVEVGYVNAHGTSTHYNDWYESIALKNVFGSKEKVPPVSSTKGQIGHCLGAAGALEAVISIMAMNQGILPPTINQETPDPECDLDYIPNAAREKQVDAVMSNSFGFGGTNGVVIFKKA from the coding sequence GTGCGTCGGATTGTAGTAACTGGAATGGGAATGATCAATTCGCTAGGTTTAAATAAAGAAGATTCTTTTTTAGCGATCGCTAAAGGGGAATGCGGTATCAAAAACATAGAAAGTTTTGATGCGAATGCGTTTCCTGTGCGTATCGCTGGAGAAATCACTGACTTTGACCCTACAGAGGTGATGAATCCCAAAGATGTTAAAAAGGCGGGTCGTTTCATTCAATTAGCCTTGAAAGCCACAAGAGAGGCGATGAAAGATAGTGGGATTTTAGACGCTCACAATAGATGCCCCGAAGAATTGGCAAATCGCATGGGTGTAAGCTCTGGCTCTGGGATTGGCGGGTTAGGCAATATTGAAGCGAATTCCATTTTTTGTTTTGAAAAAGGCCCTAGAAAAGTCAATCCCTTTTTCATCACTTCTGCGTTAGTGAACATGATTGGAGGTTTCACTTCCATTGAGTTTGGCATTAAAGGGCCTAATCTCTCTAGCGTAACGGCTTGTGCAGCAGGCACTCATGCGATTATTGAAGCCGTTAAAACCATTTTGCTCAATGGGGCTGACAGAATGCTAGTCGTGGGAGCAGAATCCACCATTTGTCCTGTAGGGATTGGAGGGTTTGCGAGCATTAAAGCCCTTTCTACAAGGAATGATGAGCCTAAAAAAGCTTCAAGACCTTTTGATAAGGATCGCAATGGCTTTGTGATGGGCGAAGGCGCTGGGGCTTTAGTGCTTGAAGAATACGAGAGCGCGAAAAAAAGAGGGGCTAAAATTTATGCAGAATTTGCCGGGTATGGCGAGAGCGGCGATGCTAACCATATCACAGCCCCAGCCCCTGAGGGTAAAGGGGCTTTTAGAGCCATGAAAATGGCTTTAGAAATGGCGAAAGTGGAAGTAGGCTATGTGAACGCTCATGGGACAAGCACGCATTATAACGATTGGTATGAAAGCATTGCGTTAAAAAATGTGTTTGGCTCTAAAGAAAAAGTCCCTCCCGTTAGCTCCACTAAAGGGCAGATTGGGCATTGCTTGGGTGCTGCGGGTGCGTTAGAAGCCGTTATTTCTATCATGGCCATGAATCAAGGGATCTTACCTCCTACCATCAATCAAGAAACGCCTGACCCAGAATGCGATTTGGATTATATTCCTAATGCAGCCAGAGAAAAGCAAGTGGATGCGGTGATGAGTAACTCATTTGGTTTTGGTGGCACTAATGGTGTTGTGATTTTCAAAAAAGCCTAG
- a CDS encoding leucyl aminopeptidase yields MLKIKLEKTTFENVKAECGLVFIVNKDFDHAWVKNKKLLETFKYEGEGIFLDQENKILYVGVKEDDVHLLRESACLAVRTLKKLAFKSVKVGVYTCGAHSKDNALLENLKALFLGLKLGLYEYDTFKSNKKESVLKEAIVALELHKPCEKTCANSLEKSAKEALKYAEIMTESLNIVRDLVNTPPMIGTPVYMAEVAQKVAKENHLEIHVHDEKFLEEKKMNAFLAVNKASLAVNPPRLIHLVYKPKKAKKKIALVGKGLTYDCGGLSLKPADYMVTMKADKGGGSAVIGLLNALAKLGVEAEVHGIIGATENMIGPAAYKPDDILISKEGKSIEVRNTDAEGRLVLADCLSYAQDLSPDVIVDFATLTGACVVGLGEFTSAIMGHNEELKNLFETSGLESGELLAKLPFNRHLKKLIESKIADVCNISSSRYGGAITAGLFLNEFIRDEFKDKWLHIDIAGPAYVEKEWDVNSFGASGAGVRACTAFVEELLKKA; encoded by the coding sequence ATGTTAAAAATCAAATTAGAAAAAACCACTTTTGAAAATGTAAAAGCTGAATGCGGTTTAGTTTTTATTGTCAATAAGGATTTTGATCATGCTTGGGTCAAAAATAAAAAATTGCTAGAAACCTTTAAATACGAAGGCGAAGGCATATTTTTAGACCAAGAAAATAAAATCCTGTATGTGGGCGTTAAAGAAGATGATGTGCATTTATTGAGAGAGAGTGCATGTTTAGCCGTTCGCACCCTTAAAAAACTCGCTTTTAAAAGCGTTAAAGTGGGCGTTTATACTTGCGGCGCGCATTCTAAAGATAACGCGCTTTTAGAAAATTTGAAAGCGTTGTTTTTGGGCTTGAAATTAGGCTTGTATGAATACGACACTTTTAAATCCAACAAAAAAGAAAGCGTTTTAAAAGAAGCCATTGTCGCTTTAGAATTGCACAAACCTTGCGAAAAAACTTGCGCGAATTCTTTAGAAAAGAGCGCTAAAGAAGCTTTAAAATACGCTGAAATCATGACAGAAAGCTTGAATATCGTTAGGGATCTAGTCAATACCCCCCCTATGATTGGCACCCCGGTTTATATGGCTGAAGTGGCGCAAAAAGTGGCTAAAGAAAACCATTTAGAAATCCATGTTCATGACGAAAAATTTTTAGAAGAAAAGAAAATGAACGCCTTTTTAGCGGTCAATAAAGCCTCTCTCGCTGTCAATCCCCCCCGCTTGATCCATTTAGTTTATAAACCTAAAAAAGCGAAGAAAAAAATCGCTTTAGTGGGCAAGGGCTTGACTTATGATTGCGGAGGTTTGAGCTTGAAACCGGCCGATTATATGGTTACCATGAAAGCGGATAAAGGCGGTGGCTCTGCGGTGATTGGGCTTTTAAACGCATTAGCTAAATTGGGCGTGGAAGCTGAAGTGCATGGCATTATTGGGGCCACAGAAAACATGATAGGCCCGGCTGCTTATAAACCAGATGATATTTTAATCTCTAAAGAAGGCAAAAGCATAGAAGTGCGTAATACCGACGCTGAAGGGCGTTTGGTCTTGGCGGATTGTTTGAGCTACGCTCAAGATTTAAGCCCTGATGTGATCGTGGATTTTGCGACCCTTACTGGGGCATGCGTTGTAGGCTTAGGCGAATTCACTTCAGCGATCATGGGGCATAATGAAGAATTGAAAAATCTCTTTGAAACTTCAGGGTTAGAATCCGGCGAATTGTTAGCTAAACTCCCCTTTAACCGCCATTTAAAGAAATTGATTGAATCTAAAATCGCTGATGTGTGTAATATTTCTTCTTCACGCTATGGCGGTGCGATCACAGCGGGCTTGTTTTTGAATGAATTTATTAGAGATGAGTTTAAAGATAAGTGGCTACACATTGACATTGCAGGCCCCGCTTATGTGGAAAAAGAATGGGATGTGAATAGCTTTGGAGCGAGTGGGGCTGGCGTGAGAGCTTGCACAGCTTTTGTGGAAGAGCTTTTGAAAAAGGCTTGA
- a CDS encoding DedA family protein, with translation MEEYIIDLWNQHAATWGYLILFGWSILEGEIGLILAGIASYTGHMHLGLAILVAGIGGFVGDQIYFYIGRTNKAYIQKKLEKQRRKLALAHLLLQKHGWFIIFIQRYMYGMRTIIPISIGLTRYSALKFAIINLISAMVWASITIILAWYLGEELLHALEWLKKHPYALILLLVSFLALVLWYFQYYSKKNR, from the coding sequence TTGGAAGAATACATCATTGACTTATGGAATCAGCATGCAGCGACTTGGGGGTATCTCATTTTATTCGGGTGGAGCATTTTAGAAGGCGAAATCGGGTTGATTTTAGCAGGGATTGCCAGCTATACCGGTCATATGCATTTAGGGTTAGCCATTTTAGTCGCAGGGATTGGGGGTTTTGTGGGGGATCAGATCTATTTTTACATCGGCCGCACCAATAAAGCTTACATCCAAAAAAAGCTAGAAAAACAACGCCGAAAACTCGCCTTAGCCCATTTATTGTTGCAAAAACACGGCTGGTTTATCATTTTTATCCAACGCTACATGTATGGCATGCGCACCATCATTCCCATTAGCATAGGCCTCACGCGTTATAGCGCTTTAAAATTCGCTATCATCAATCTCATTAGTGCGATGGTGTGGGCGAGCATTACCATTATTCTAGCGTGGTATTTAGGAGAAGAGTTATTGCATGCGTTAGAGTGGCTTAAAAAACACCCTTATGCGCTAATATTACTATTAGTATCTTTCTTGGCGTTGGTTCTATGGTATTTCCAATACTATAGCAAGAAAAACCGCTAG
- a CDS encoding YkgB family protein: MQALKSLLEVITKLQNLGGYLMHIAIFIIFIWIGGLKFVPYEAEGIAPFVANSPFFSFMYKFEKPAYKQHKMSESQSMQEEMQDDPKIVENKEWHKENHTYLVAEGLGITIMILGILVLLGLWMPLMGVIGGLLVAGMTITTLSFLFTTPEVFVNQHFPWLSGAGRLVVKDLALFAGGLFVAGFDAKRYLEGKGFCLMDRSSVGIKTKCSSGCCS; this comes from the coding sequence ATGCAAGCGTTAAAATCATTGCTTGAAGTGATCACAAAACTCCAGAATCTAGGCGGCTATTTGATGCATATAGCTATTTTCATCATTTTTATTTGGATTGGAGGGCTTAAGTTTGTGCCTTACGAGGCTGAAGGGATCGCCCCTTTTGTGGCCAACTCCCCTTTCTTTTCTTTCATGTATAAATTTGAAAAACCCGCATACAAACAACACAAAATGTCTGAATCCCAATCCATGCAAGAAGAAATGCAAGATGACCCTAAAATCGTTGAAAACAAAGAATGGCATAAAGAAAACCACACTTATTTAGTGGCTGAAGGTTTAGGGATTACGATCATGATCCTAGGCATTTTGGTGCTTTTGGGGCTTTGGATGCCTTTAATGGGCGTGATTGGTGGCTTGCTTGTCGCTGGAATGACGATTACCACCCTATCTTTTTTATTCACAACGCCAGAAGTGTTTGTCAATCAGCATTTCCCATGGCTTTCTGGGGCTGGAAGGCTAGTGGTTAAAGACTTGGCGTTATTTGCTGGAGGCTTGTTTGTGGCCGGATTTGATGCGAAACGCTATTTGGAAGGGAAAGGGTTTTGCTTGATGGATCGCTCATCGGTAGGGATTAAAACTAAATGCTCTAGTGGGTGTTGCTCTTAA
- a CDS encoding radical SAM/SPASM domain-containing protein, whose product MTPNKKLFKKIYIELSDICGLQCGFCPNPKNIRGVMPLELFEKICKEAAPLTPIITFHVLGDPCKLKNLNRYLNAAKRFFLKVDLVTSGVYLHDFETLLQDAIYQISISLDAGLDNHNKLNQHRYIQKILEFCRYKCEKNSEVFLNLRIQDSTLEKHQNLIKPFLESFECVSLETLKSQGRVRLFKKSFLNIQKTFKWPNLNAPNPLNQESKIPYCYGLIKQIAILSNGVVVPCCMDTQAHINLGDLNHTPLKDVLNSQKAMAIKTHFLKGEALELLCKNCSYPLIRYKK is encoded by the coding sequence TTGACACCCAACAAGAAACTTTTTAAAAAAATCTATATAGAATTAAGCGATATTTGCGGGTTGCAGTGCGGTTTTTGCCCCAACCCTAAAAATATCAGAGGCGTGATGCCTTTAGAATTGTTTGAAAAAATTTGCAAAGAAGCGGCCCCCCTAACCCCAATCATCACCTTTCATGTCTTAGGCGATCCTTGCAAACTCAAAAATTTAAACCGCTATCTCAACGCCGCTAAACGCTTTTTTTTGAAAGTGGATCTGGTTACTAGCGGGGTGTATTTGCACGATTTTGAGACGCTATTACAAGATGCAATCTATCAAATTTCTATTTCTTTAGACGCAGGGCTAGACAATCATAACAAACTCAACCAGCACCGCTATATCCAAAAAATTTTAGAATTTTGCCGCTACAAATGTGAAAAAAATAGCGAAGTGTTTTTGAATTTACGCATTCAAGATAGCACTCTTGAAAAACACCAGAATTTGATCAAGCCTTTTTTAGAAAGCTTTGAATGCGTTTCTTTAGAGACTCTAAAATCGCAAGGCCGCGTTCGTTTGTTTAAAAAAAGTTTTTTGAATATCCAAAAGACCTTTAAATGGCCGAATTTGAACGCCCCAAACCCTTTAAACCAGGAATCAAAAATCCCCTATTGCTATGGGCTTATTAAACAAATCGCTATTTTATCTAATGGCGTTGTCGTGCCGTGCTGCATGGACACGCAAGCTCATATCAACCTTGGCGATTTAAACCATACGCCCCTAAAAGATGTCTTAAACAGCCAAAAAGCTATGGCTATCAAAACCCATTTTTTAAAGGGCGAAGCGTTAGAACTTTTATGCAAAAACTGCTCTTATCCTTTGATCCGCTATAAAAAATGA